A part of Anomaloglossus baeobatrachus isolate aAnoBae1 unplaced genomic scaffold, aAnoBae1.hap1 Scaffold_3727, whole genome shotgun sequence genomic DNA contains:
- the LOC142274306 gene encoding translocator protein-like, with the protein MPPSWLPALGFTIFPTVGSTILQIGTQEQINVWFSTLRKPSWCPPNWVFPPVWTALYTSMGYGSYLIWKELGGFTEDAALPLGVYATYLALNWSWSQVFFGAHKIKLGFFQTILMTGSAAATVVAWLPINRTAAYLMAPAVAWLTLETALCYRFWRDNIDKDK; encoded by the exons ATGCCGCCCTCCTGGCTTCCGGCTCTTGGCTTTACCATCTTCCCCACAGTAGGGAGCACCATATTACAGATTGGAACCCAAGAGCAAATCAACGTCTGGTTCTCAACACTGCGGAAACCGAGCTGGTGCCCCCCAAACTGGGTGTTTCCCCCAGTATGGACGGCTCTGTATACATCAATGGG ATATGGATCTTATTTGATTTGGAAAGAGTTGGGAGGATTCACTGAAGACGCTGCGCTGCCTCTCGGGGTTTACGCCACTTACCTGGCTCTGAACTGGTCGTGGAGTCAAGTGTTTTTTGGAGCCCACAAAATCAAACTG ggATTTTTTCAAACCATTCTGATGACCGGCTCCGCAGCCGCTACGGTGGTCGCCTGGCTCCCCATTAACCGGACAGCCGCCTACCTGATGGCCCCCGCCGTGGCTTGGCTGACGCTGGAAACAGCCTTGTGCTATCGGTTTTGGAGGGACAACATAGACAAGGACAAATAA